The Juglans regia cultivar Chandler chromosome 2, Walnut 2.0, whole genome shotgun sequence genome includes a window with the following:
- the LOC109004016 gene encoding ATP-dependent Clp protease proteolytic subunit 4, chloroplastic yields the protein MDLLSVSSSSSSSSLCPHFFSRSKSPHHLSSFKIQIPSTPACHPRTSVHNSLHTFSPKPLKSLAFESQQRERSCVTFELSAGPPQTPGTAIRGSEADAMGLLLKERIVFLGSSIDDFVADTIISQLLLLDAQDHTKDIRLFINSPGGALSATMAIYDVVKLVRADVSTVALGIAASTASIILGGGTKGKRLAMPNTRIMIHQPLGGASGQAIDVEIQAKEVMHNKNNVTRIISESTGRSFEQVQKDIDRDRYMSPIEAVEYGIIDGVIDRDSIIPLMPVPERVKPRMNYEEISKDPMKFLTPDVPDDEIY from the exons ATGGATTTGCTTTCAGTCTcgtcctcttcttcatcctcttctctaTGCCCTCACTTCTTCTCTCGCTCCAAATCCCCCCACCATCTCTCTTCATTCAAGATCCAAATACCCTCCACCCCCGCTTGCCATCCCAGAACCTCCGTTCACAACTCTCTCCACACCTTCTctcccaaacccctcaaatccCTAGCCTTCGAATCTCAGCAACGAGAAAGAAGCTGTGTTACTTTCGAACTCTCCGCTGGGCCTCCGCAGACCCCGGGGACCGCCATAAGAGGCTCCGAAGCCGACGCCATGGGGCTTTTGCTCAAGGAGAGGATTGTGTTCTTGGGGAGCAGCATCGATGACTTCGTGGCTGACACCATTATCAGTCAGTTGCTGCTCTTGGATGCTCAGGACCACACCAAGGATATCCGTCTTTTTATCAATTCCCCTGGCGGAGCTTTGAG TGCGACGATGGCCATCTATGATGTCGTAAAGCTTGTGAGGGCTGATGTTTCCACAGTTGCACTTGGCATTGCTGCATCCACGGCTTCCATAATCCTTGGTGGTGGCACTAAAGGCAAGCGTCTGGCTATGCCCAATACACGGATTATGATTCATCAACCTCTTGGAGGTGCTAGTGGCCAAGCAATTGATGTGGAAATTCAAGCAAAAGAAGTCATGCATAATAAGAATAATGTCACAAGAATTATTTCAGAATCCACTGGTCGCTCATTCGAACAAGTCCAAAAAGATATTGATAGGGATCGATACATGTCCCCTATAGAAGCTGTTGAATATGGAATAATCGATGGAGTTATCGATAGGGATAGCATTATTCCTCTAATGCCTGTGCCAGAAAGGGTGAAACCGAGAATGAATTATGAGGAAATTAGTAAAGATCCAATGAAGTTCTTGACACCTGATGTTCCAGACGATGAGATATACTAA
- the LOC109003956 gene encoding uncharacterized protein LOC109003956, which translates to MRKRETKKKEGRKSSVTELLETPLPMPTSSSPPPPNESPKSAFFMTKKKNTASASKFDEDTLLPTPLKALSSISDLKDLASSRLDHLKRHIDHSHSEILKDLDASQSRLHKRFKIQTQACQQVMDEAEKEYKKMFERISESREAMKASYAEFMADAQASATRACKTSITELSQSCEKSMDALRSRFGIPST; encoded by the exons atgagaaagagagagacgaaGAAGAAAGAGGGTCGCAAGTCCTCGGTGACGGAGCTTCTGGAAACGCCTTTGCCAATGCcgacttcttcttctcctcctcctccaaacGAGTCTCCGAAATCGGCTTTCTTCATGACCAAGAAGAAGAATACGGCCTCGGCCTCGAAGTTCGACGAGGACACGTTGCTGCCTACTCCTCTGAAAGCCTTAAGCAGCATCTCCGATCTCAAGGACCTCGCCTCTTCACGCCTCGACCATCTCAAGCGCCACATCGACCACTCACACTCCGAGATCCTCAAGGACCTCGACGCTTCCCAGTCTCGCCTCCACAAGCGCTtcaag ATTCAGACTCAAGCATGCCAACAAGTGATGGATGAAGCAGAGAAGGAATATAAGAAGATGTTTGAACGGATCAGTGAAAGCCGGGAAGCAATGAAG GCTTCATATGCAGAGTTCATGGCAGATGCACAGGCCAGTGCAACTCGTG CGTGCAAAACATCCATTACCGAGCTTTCACAATCCTGTGAGAAATCAATGGATGCTCTCCGGAGCCGTTTTGGGATTCCGTCCACTTAG